The following proteins come from a genomic window of Phormidium ambiguum IAM M-71:
- the ntcA gene encoding global nitrogen regulator NtcA: MVVLDDRPLASVFRQIGGGAFPPVVETFERGKTIFFPGDPAERVYFLLKGAVKLSRVYEAGEEITVALLRENSVFGVLSLITGNRSDRFYHAVAFTPAELLSAPIDQVEQALKDNPELSMLMLRGLSSRILQTEMMIETLAHRDMGSRLVSFLLILCRDFGVSGQDGITIDLKLSHQAIAEAIGSTRVTVTRLLGDLRQEKMISIHKKKITVHNPVALSQQFT; this comes from the coding sequence ATGGTCGTTTTAGACGATAGACCGCTTGCATCTGTATTTCGACAAATAGGAGGAGGCGCGTTTCCGCCAGTTGTAGAAACCTTTGAAAGGGGAAAAACCATTTTTTTTCCGGGAGATCCTGCTGAAAGAGTATATTTTCTACTCAAAGGTGCGGTAAAACTTTCCCGCGTTTACGAAGCTGGGGAAGAAATTACAGTTGCCTTATTACGAGAAAATAGCGTGTTTGGAGTATTATCTCTGATTACAGGGAACCGTTCCGATCGGTTTTATCATGCGGTCGCTTTTACACCAGCAGAATTGCTCTCAGCACCGATCGATCAAGTAGAACAAGCACTCAAGGATAATCCTGAGTTATCAATGTTAATGTTGCGAGGTTTGTCTTCACGGATTCTGCAAACAGAAATGATGATTGAAACCCTAGCGCATAGAGATATGGGTTCTAGATTGGTCAGTTTCCTGTTAATTCTTTGTCGTGATTTTGGAGTTTCCGGCCAAGATGGGATTACCATAGATCTAAAGCTATCCCATCAGGCGATCGCTGAAGCCATAGGTTCCACTCGCGTAACAGTAACTCGTTTGTTAGGGGATCTCAGGCAGGAAAAAATGATCTCCATCCATAAGAAAAAGATTACTGTCCATAACCCAGTAGCGTTAAGCCAACAGTTTACGTAA
- the fabI gene encoding enoyl-ACP reductase FabI, giving the protein MLNLTGKNALVTGIANNRSIAWGIAQQLHQAGANLGITYLPDEKGRMEKKVAELVEPLNPSLFLPCDVQNESQIQSTFETIGDKWGKLDILVHCLAFAKKDDLSGEFSKTTREGFNLALEVSAYSLIQLSGAAKPLMTEGGSIITLSYLGGVRVVPNYNVMGIAKAALEMNVRYLAAELGPQNIRVNAISAGPIRTLASSAVGGILDMIHHVEEVAPLRRTVTQTEVGNAAAFLCSDLSSGITGQVLYVDAGYEIMGMG; this is encoded by the coding sequence ATGCTGAATTTAACCGGAAAAAACGCTCTTGTAACTGGCATTGCCAACAATCGATCGATCGCTTGGGGCATTGCTCAACAACTTCATCAAGCTGGAGCCAACCTTGGCATCACCTACTTGCCTGATGAAAAAGGTCGCATGGAAAAAAAAGTAGCTGAGTTAGTGGAACCACTCAACCCCAGTTTATTTCTACCATGTGATGTCCAAAACGAATCTCAAATCCAGTCTACTTTTGAGACAATTGGTGACAAATGGGGTAAACTCGACATCCTGGTTCATTGCTTGGCTTTTGCCAAAAAAGATGATTTGTCAGGGGAATTTAGTAAAACCACCAGAGAAGGCTTTAACTTAGCTTTAGAAGTTAGTGCCTATTCGCTGATTCAGCTGAGTGGGGCTGCTAAACCTTTGATGACAGAAGGTGGTAGCATCATTACGCTATCATATCTGGGCGGTGTGCGAGTGGTTCCTAACTATAATGTAATGGGGATTGCTAAAGCTGCTTTGGAAATGAATGTTCGTTACTTAGCCGCAGAATTAGGCCCCCAAAATATTCGGGTAAATGCAATTTCCGCAGGCCCGATTCGCACTTTGGCTTCTTCGGCAGTTGGCGGAATTTTAGATATGATTCACCATGTTGAGGAAGTGGCTCCTTTGAGACGTACTGTTACCCAAACTGAAGTGGGTAACGCAGCTGCTTTTCTATGCAGTGATTTATCTAGCGGCATTACAGGTCAAGTTTTGTATGTGGATGCTGGTTATGAAATCATGGGCATGGGATAA
- the hisB gene encoding imidazoleglycerol-phosphate dehydratase HisB, with protein MQISDRQLLANEHPEQIIPARIATVRRTTGETDVQVTVNLDGTGVCISKTGIPFLDHMMHQISSHGLIDLDVQATGDLEIDDHHTNEDVGITLGQALGKALGDRKGIVRFGNFLAPLDEALIQVALDFSGRPHLSYGLEIPTQRVGTYDTQLVREFFVALVNHSQMTLHIRQLDGINSHHIIEATFKAFARAMRMAVEFDPRRLGSIPSSKGVL; from the coding sequence ATGCAAATTAGCGATCGCCAACTTCTTGCCAACGAACATCCAGAGCAAATTATCCCCGCACGTATCGCAACTGTCCGACGGACAACGGGTGAAACCGATGTGCAGGTAACTGTTAATTTGGATGGTACAGGTGTTTGTATTTCCAAAACGGGAATTCCCTTTTTAGATCACATGATGCACCAAATTTCTTCACATGGGTTGATAGATTTGGATGTACAAGCAACGGGTGATTTGGAAATAGACGATCACCACACAAATGAGGATGTGGGAATTACTTTGGGTCAGGCGTTGGGGAAGGCTTTAGGCGATCGCAAAGGCATTGTTCGTTTTGGTAATTTTCTCGCGCCTCTTGATGAAGCTTTAATTCAAGTGGCTTTGGATTTTTCAGGAAGACCTCATTTAAGTTATGGTTTGGAAATCCCGACGCAGCGAGTCGGAACTTATGATACTCAATTAGTGAGAGAATTTTTTGTGGCGTTAGTAAATCATTCGCAAATGACGTTACATATTCGTCAATTAGACGGGATTAATTCTCATCATATTATTGAAGCAACTTTTAAGGCTTTTGCTAGAGCAATGCGAATGGCGGTGGAATTCGATCCTCGTCGTTTGGGAAGTATTCCTAGTTCTAAAGGAGTTTTGTAA
- a CDS encoding folate/biopterin family MFS transporter encodes MVFSSGLSKLKNSLTKTTLFGKELTPELVAILLVYFVQGILGLARLAVSFFLKDELSLSPAEVSALMGIAALPWIVKPLFGFVSDGLPILGYRRRPYLILSGFLGSAAWIGLATVVHSAWAATLAIALSSFSVAMSDVIVDSLVVERARGESVSDAGSLQSLSWGASALGGLITAYLSGFLLEQFSNRTVFAITATFPLIVSIVAWLIAESPITEKPDFSTAWQQVKQLKKAVTQKAIWLPTAFLFLWQCTPTADAAFFFFTTNELGFQPEFLGRVRLVTSVASLIGIWLFQRFFKNVPFRTFFAWTTVLSAALGMTALLLVTHTNRALGIDDRWFSLGDSLILTVMGQIAYMPVLVLAARLCPPGVEATLFALLMSVTNLAGLLSYEFGALLMHWLGITENNFQYLWLLVVIANLSTLLPLPFINWLPQTDPQAEIAEKHIQPVPALELDSSASKHIAQPFLPDLMSELGTNSLLMKAEKSAE; translated from the coding sequence ATGGTGTTTTCCTCTGGCTTGTCTAAGCTTAAAAATTCTTTGACAAAAACAACTTTATTTGGTAAAGAACTCACACCTGAGTTAGTCGCTATTTTATTGGTGTACTTTGTGCAGGGTATTTTAGGGTTGGCTCGCCTAGCTGTGAGCTTTTTCCTCAAAGATGAATTGTCACTCAGTCCGGCTGAAGTGTCTGCTTTAATGGGGATTGCGGCGTTACCCTGGATAGTTAAACCTTTATTTGGCTTTGTTTCTGATGGATTGCCAATTTTAGGTTATCGACGGCGACCTTATTTAATTCTCTCTGGATTTTTGGGATCTGCGGCTTGGATTGGTTTGGCGACGGTGGTGCATAGTGCTTGGGCGGCGACATTGGCGATCGCTCTTTCTTCCTTCTCTGTTGCCATGAGTGACGTAATTGTAGATTCCCTAGTCGTAGAAAGAGCTAGAGGAGAATCAGTTAGTGATGCCGGATCTTTACAATCTCTTTCTTGGGGCGCTTCCGCATTAGGAGGTTTAATTACCGCCTACTTGAGCGGTTTTTTATTAGAACAATTCAGCAATCGTACTGTATTTGCTATTACCGCCACTTTTCCGCTAATTGTGTCGATCGTTGCCTGGTTAATTGCTGAATCACCAATTACCGAAAAACCAGATTTTTCCACAGCTTGGCAACAAGTTAAACAACTAAAAAAAGCTGTAACTCAAAAGGCAATTTGGTTGCCTACTGCATTTTTATTTCTCTGGCAATGTACGCCAACCGCTGATGCCGCATTTTTCTTTTTCACTACTAACGAATTGGGATTTCAACCAGAATTTTTGGGTAGAGTTCGTTTAGTAACTAGTGTCGCTTCTTTAATAGGAATTTGGCTATTTCAAAGATTCTTTAAAAACGTTCCTTTCCGCACTTTTTTTGCTTGGACAACTGTATTGTCTGCGGCATTAGGCATGACAGCATTATTACTTGTTACTCATACAAATCGGGCTTTGGGAATAGACGATCGTTGGTTTAGTTTGGGAGATAGTTTAATTCTCACTGTTATGGGACAAATTGCTTATATGCCAGTGTTAGTTTTGGCAGCAAGGCTTTGTCCTCCTGGTGTAGAAGCAACTTTATTTGCCCTACTTATGTCAGTAACAAATTTAGCAGGTTTACTTTCTTATGAATTTGGTGCTTTGTTAATGCACTGGCTGGGAATTACAGAAAATAATTTTCAATATCTCTGGTTATTGGTAGTAATTGCCAACTTAAGTACTCTTCTACCTTTACCGTTTATAAATTGGTTGCCTCAAACCGATCCCCAAGCAGAAATTGCGGAAAAACATATCCAACCAGTTCCGGCTTTGGAGCTTGATTCTTCTGCTTCTAAACATATTGCACAACCCTTTTTGCCTGATTTAATGTCAGAATTAGGAACTAATTCTTTGTTAATGAAAGCAGAAAAATCGGCTGAATAA
- a CDS encoding carotenoid oxygenase family protein, translating into MQSFQLYEHASTVPPKSYDRQKWQKGYQSLKQEFNYWIDDVEGEIPFNLQGTLFRNGPGLLDIKGQKYHHPFDGDGMICAFTFTNGKAHFQNRFVRTQGFVEEQKAGKILYRGVFGTQKPGGWLANAFDLKIKNIANTNVIYWGKKLLALWEAAEPYRLNPDNLATLGMEYFDRVLQKGDAFAAHPRIDPCCEWDNGKPRLVNFSIKPGLSSTITIYELDESGKIVQRHSHSVPGFAFIHDFAITPNYCIFFQNPVSFNPLPYILGWQGAGQSVKFNPKEKTRIIIIPRHSNTSISGIKILETQSGFVFHHANAFEQDNKIYIDSVCYESLPTVDPNADYHETDFDALSPGQLWRFAVNLNEETVQRKMLESRCCEFPSVHPAKVGRPYRYLYLGAAHAASGNAPLQAILKIDQVSGEGQFWSAASDGFVSEPVFVPATNAINEDDGWLMTLVYDSAHHKSDLVILDARNLHQEPVARLHLKHHVPYGLHGNFTPEVFAIKE; encoded by the coding sequence ATGCAGAGCTTCCAACTTTACGAACACGCCTCTACAGTTCCACCCAAATCTTACGATCGCCAAAAATGGCAAAAAGGTTATCAATCCCTAAAACAAGAATTTAATTATTGGATTGATGACGTAGAAGGAGAAATTCCTTTTAATCTTCAAGGAACTTTATTTCGTAACGGCCCCGGTTTATTAGATATTAAAGGTCAAAAATATCATCATCCTTTTGATGGAGATGGGATGATTTGCGCTTTCACTTTTACCAATGGGAAAGCTCACTTTCAAAATCGTTTTGTCCGCACTCAAGGTTTTGTCGAGGAGCAAAAAGCCGGAAAAATCCTTTATCGTGGTGTTTTTGGCACGCAAAAACCTGGTGGTTGGTTAGCTAATGCTTTTGATTTAAAAATCAAAAACATCGCTAATACTAATGTGATTTATTGGGGTAAAAAACTATTAGCTCTTTGGGAAGCTGCTGAACCTTATCGCCTGAATCCAGATAATTTGGCGACTTTGGGAATGGAATATTTCGATCGCGTTTTACAAAAGGGAGATGCTTTTGCCGCTCATCCGCGCATCGATCCCTGTTGCGAATGGGATAATGGAAAACCTAGATTAGTAAATTTTTCCATTAAACCTGGACTTTCCTCTACTATTACTATTTACGAATTAGACGAATCTGGAAAAATTGTCCAGCGTCATTCCCATTCTGTTCCAGGTTTTGCTTTTATTCACGATTTTGCTATTACTCCCAATTACTGTATTTTCTTTCAAAATCCAGTATCTTTTAATCCCCTACCTTACATTTTGGGTTGGCAAGGTGCAGGTCAATCAGTAAAATTTAATCCCAAAGAGAAGACACGCATTATTATTATTCCCCGTCATTCCAATACTTCTATTTCGGGAATAAAAATCTTGGAAACTCAGTCGGGTTTTGTTTTTCATCATGCTAATGCTTTTGAGCAAGATAACAAAATTTATATCGACTCAGTTTGTTATGAATCTCTTCCAACAGTCGATCCAAATGCTGATTATCACGAAACAGATTTTGATGCACTTTCTCCCGGACAACTTTGGCGCTTTGCAGTTAATTTGAATGAAGAAACAGTCCAGCGAAAAATGTTGGAAAGTCGCTGTTGTGAATTTCCTTCGGTGCATCCAGCAAAAGTAGGTAGACCTTACCGTTATTTGTATCTTGGTGCGGCTCATGCAGCTTCAGGAAATGCACCGCTTCAAGCAATTTTAAAAATTGACCAAGTTTCTGGAGAAGGACAATTTTGGAGTGCTGCATCAGATGGTTTTGTCAGTGAGCCTGTGTTTGTTCCAGCTACAAATGCTATCAATGAGGATGATGGTTGGCTCATGACATTAGTGTATGATTCAGCACATCATAAATCCGATCTTGTGATTTTAGATGCTCGGAATTTACATCAAGAACCAGTAGCTCGGTTACATTTAAAACACCATGTTCCTTATGGATTGCATGGAAATTTTACTCCCGAAGTATTTGCAATCAAGGAATGA
- a CDS encoding glycosyltransferase family 2 protein: protein MKFSIVITTYNRLSLLRRSIASALAQSISCEIVVADDCSSDGTEAYVSALQEELRANGDDRLVYHRNSNNMGHAATINAGVKVATGDWIKPVDDDDYLANNCIEELTKAIALRPQAVICSCQAAQVDVNQNEISRTRKNGPGRAFYIPQEDIHYGMLLEQIPFGTPIQVAFRRDAFLKTGGWDSRLDVNFDDIDSWVKISQFGDAIFLNQCLAYRTVWPGGYNQKFSLKKRLETHIQLKEKIYDLVAQKHHDNIPSIQAFRNYLKLHWALVAAKQRRVSDLLVFALPTIFHISAWRLLFLALINRYNQQFLLQKQLDKNIWVWTKLSTLVGENSCSTFSDFQNLRNYLRLRHSWGAIKQSKFPIAIKLAFPAVFSVPAWKLVIKAAISSHQNHKDSLIRKLVLIN, encoded by the coding sequence ATGAAATTCTCAATAGTTATTACAACTTACAATCGTTTGTCTTTGTTAAGACGTTCCATTGCTTCCGCCTTGGCTCAAAGTATATCCTGTGAAATAGTGGTTGCTGACGATTGTTCTTCTGATGGTACAGAAGCTTATGTATCTGCTTTACAGGAGGAACTTCGTGCAAATGGAGACGATCGCTTAGTCTATCATCGCAATTCAAATAATATGGGCCATGCGGCGACAATTAATGCCGGAGTGAAAGTCGCTACAGGCGACTGGATTAAACCTGTAGATGATGATGATTATTTGGCAAATAATTGTATTGAAGAACTCACAAAGGCGATCGCTCTTCGTCCTCAAGCTGTGATTTGTTCTTGTCAAGCAGCACAAGTTGATGTCAACCAAAACGAAATTAGTCGCACCCGGAAAAATGGCCCAGGTAGAGCTTTTTACATTCCCCAAGAAGACATCCATTATGGAATGCTACTTGAACAAATTCCTTTTGGAACTCCGATTCAAGTAGCCTTTCGTCGTGATGCTTTCCTGAAAACAGGTGGTTGGGATTCAAGATTAGATGTTAATTTTGACGATATTGATTCTTGGGTAAAAATTTCTCAGTTTGGTGATGCGATCTTTCTTAATCAATGTTTAGCTTACCGTACAGTTTGGCCTGGTGGTTACAATCAGAAATTTTCTTTAAAAAAGCGCTTAGAAACTCACATTCAACTTAAAGAAAAAATTTATGATTTAGTTGCTCAAAAACATCACGATAATATTCCTAGTATTCAAGCTTTTCGTAATTATCTTAAATTACACTGGGCTTTAGTTGCAGCAAAACAACGTAGAGTGAGCGATCTGTTGGTTTTTGCTTTACCGACAATTTTTCATATCTCTGCTTGGCGACTTTTATTTTTAGCTCTAATTAACCGTTATAATCAGCAGTTTTTACTGCAAAAGCAACTGGATAAAAATATTTGGGTATGGACAAAACTTTCCACATTAGTTGGGGAAAACTCTTGTTCTACTTTTTCAGATTTTCAAAATCTTCGCAATTACTTACGATTACGCCATAGTTGGGGCGCGATTAAGCAAAGTAAATTTCCGATCGCCATTAAACTAGCTTTCCCTGCTGTATTTTCTGTACCAGCCTGGAAGTTAGTTATTAAAGCCGCTATTTCATCCCACCAAAACCATAAAGATTCTTTAATTCGTAAACTGGTGCTGATTAACTAA
- a CDS encoding phycobiliprotein lyase → MTSLLQLSQTEDLIAAFFQESEGTWHSERRYYTLPQVETKEMVSILTIEFLPQGREELRELAQLHGLTDEIILSCGAKVSWESKESVSEKKQSQGKTLFGAAGNILYRDRGFATSKPVTAQYYFPNRQTLCLRTEYNDSVFEEELKLVGKNYRTRQSIISRAGEQLMIGQYLEKRI, encoded by the coding sequence GTGACCTCATTACTACAACTTTCCCAAACTGAAGATCTAATCGCCGCATTTTTCCAAGAATCAGAGGGTACTTGGCATTCTGAAAGACGGTACTACACTTTGCCACAGGTAGAAACCAAAGAAATGGTAAGTATTCTGACAATTGAGTTTTTGCCGCAGGGGAGGGAAGAATTGCGAGAATTAGCGCAACTGCACGGTTTAACCGATGAAATTATTCTTAGTTGTGGTGCAAAGGTGAGTTGGGAAAGCAAGGAATCTGTCAGTGAGAAAAAGCAATCACAAGGAAAAACATTGTTTGGTGCTGCGGGGAATATTTTATACCGCGATCGCGGTTTCGCCACCTCAAAACCTGTAACAGCACAGTACTATTTTCCCAATCGACAAACCTTATGTTTACGAACAGAATACAACGATTCTGTATTTGAAGAAGAGTTAAAATTAGTGGGAAAAAATTACCGGACTAGACAATCAATTATTTCTCGCGCTGGGGAACAATTAATGATTGGACAATATTTAGAAAAAAGAATTTAA
- a CDS encoding phosphate-starvation-inducible PsiE family protein, translated as MYNILKNEPTTGGWLNKSRIVRFLETIQDLLIISLCIGLFTLMAIQLRAMFFELLPPLNFKVVTSDILFLLILVELFRLLIIYLQEQRVSIGVAVEVSIVSVLREVLVRGVLEAHWTQIISACAFLIVMALLLIVRAWLPPTFNGIDPEKMISLRHKGKEVYELQVPEEKQQEDYKIANTVLESNGNGVSKHH; from the coding sequence ATGTACAATATATTAAAGAATGAGCCAACAACTGGTGGATGGTTAAATAAAAGCAGAATTGTCCGATTTTTAGAAACAATTCAGGATTTGTTAATCATTTCTTTGTGCATTGGTTTATTTACTTTAATGGCAATTCAGCTAAGAGCAATGTTTTTTGAATTGCTCCCCCCTCTGAATTTCAAAGTAGTAACATCGGATATTCTCTTCTTGTTAATTTTGGTGGAATTGTTCCGGCTTTTGATTATTTACTTACAAGAACAACGAGTGTCGATCGGAGTTGCAGTTGAAGTTTCTATAGTATCTGTATTAAGAGAAGTCTTGGTAAGAGGAGTTTTAGAAGCACATTGGACACAAATTATATCTGCTTGTGCTTTCTTGATAGTTATGGCATTACTCCTGATAGTAAGAGCATGGCTACCGCCAACATTTAATGGCATTGACCCGGAAAAAATGATTTCTTTAAGACATAAAGGAAAGGAAGTTTATGAATTACAAGTACCCGAAGAAAAGCAACAAGAAGATTACAAAATTGCTAATACTGTCTTAGAAAGCAATGGCAATGGAGTGAGTAAACATCACTAA